In Massilia sp. METH4, the genomic window ACGGCGCGCCAGCGCGCTCGATTCGCCGCGGTCGGCGATCTGCACGCCGACGAACACATGGGCCTGTTCCTGGTCGCTGATGCGGTAGTTGAACTCGGTCACGTTGCGCGGGCCGATCAGCGAGCAGAAGCGCTTGAAGCTGCCGCGCTGTTCGGCCATCGTCACGGCGAACACGGCTTCGCGGAATTCGCCCAGCTCGGCGCGCTCGGCCACGAAGCGCAGCCGGTCGAAGTTCATGTTCGCGCCGGACGTGATCGTGATCAGCGTCGCGTTCTGGATCGGGTTCTTGGTGAGCGCGGCGCGCTCGACGTAGGCCTTGGCACCGGCCACGGCCAGGGCGCCGGAAGGCTCGAGGATCGAGCGCGTATCGGTGAACACGTCCTTGATGGCCGCGCAGATCGCGTCGGTGTCCACGATGATCACATCATCCACGTACTGCTGCGCGAGGCGGAAGGTTTCCTCGCCAACCAGGCGCACAGCGGTGCCGTCGGCGAACAGGCCCACGTCCGGCAAGGTGACGCGCTCGCCGGCCTTCAGGCTGCGGGCCATCGCGTCGGCATCGAACGTTTCGACGCCGATGATCTTGATGTCGGGGCGGATCTGCTTGATGTAGGCGGCCACGCCGGAGATCAGGCCGCCGCCGCCGATCGCCACGAACACGGCATGGATGGGGCCGGAATGCTGGCGCAGGATCTCCAGGCCGATCGTGCCCTGGCCGGCGATCACGTCCGGATCGTCGAACGGGTGCACGAACGTGAGCTTCTGTTCCTGTTCCAGCGTGAGGGCATGGTGGTATGCATCGGTGTACGACTCGCCGTGCAGCACCACTTCCACGTTGTCGCCGCCGCGCGCCTTCGCCGCCTGGATCTTCACGAGCGGGGTAGTGGTCGGCATCACGATGACGGCGCGGCAACCCATGCGTGCGGCGGACAGGGCCACGCCCTGCGCATGGTTGCCGGCCGAGGCGCAGATCACGCCGCGCTTCAACTGCGCATCCGACAGGTGGGCCATCTTGTTGTAGGCGCCGCGGATCTTGAAGCTGAAAACGTCCTGAATATCCTCGCGCTTGAAGTAAATTCGGTTCTGGTAGCGCTGCGACAGGGTCGGCGCCAGCTCCAGCGGCGTTTCATGGGCAACGT contains:
- the ilvA gene encoding threonine ammonia-lyase, biosynthetic, whose protein sequence is MTTDYLKKILTARVYDVAHETPLELAPTLSQRYQNRIYFKREDIQDVFSFKIRGAYNKMAHLSDAQLKRGVICASAGNHAQGVALSAARMGCRAVIVMPTTTPLVKIQAAKARGGDNVEVVLHGESYTDAYHHALTLEQEQKLTFVHPFDDPDVIAGQGTIGLEILRQHSGPIHAVFVAIGGGGLISGVAAYIKQIRPDIKIIGVETFDADAMARSLKAGERVTLPDVGLFADGTAVRLVGEETFRLAQQYVDDVIIVDTDAICAAIKDVFTDTRSILEPSGALAVAGAKAYVERAALTKNPIQNATLITITSGANMNFDRLRFVAERAELGEFREAVFAVTMAEQRGSFKRFCSLIGPRNVTEFNYRISDQEQAHVFVGVQIADRGESSALARRFEEHDFKTLDLTHDELAKSHLRHLVGGKSALARDELLYRFEFPERPGALMRFLDSMAPNWNISLCHYRSQGGDVGRILIGLQVPPEEMEEFGKFLATLGYRYWDETHNPVYKLFL